In one window of Nicotiana tabacum cultivar K326 chromosome 12, ASM71507v2, whole genome shotgun sequence DNA:
- the LOC107786348 gene encoding increased DNA methylation 3 — protein sequence MNSEECAKSHHSKPTVTLTGTAEKCAIGPSLGVVDIGNSENAYLFRVALPGVRNKCNIKCDIQREGRVRIEGVVTESDVLKNSSKGYEMKVQQLSPPGPFTVSFNLPGPVDPRLCSPRFRSDGILEVIVLKYRIPIVSAEGLPENWYNGSFPAP from the exons ATGAACTCAGAAGAATGTGCAAAGTCTCATCATTCCAAACCAACTGTCACTCTGACTGGGACTGCTGAAAAATGTGCAATTGGACCATCACTTGGTGTGGTTGACATAGGCAATAGTGAAAATGCATATCTTTTTCGTGTTGCGCTTCCTGGTGTAAGAAATAAAT GTAATATAAAATGTGACATACAGAGAGAAGGGAGAGTCCGGATAGAGGGTGTGGTTACAGAGAGTGATGTCTTGAAAAACTCATCCAAGGGTTATGAGATGAAAGTTCAGCAGCTTTCTCCTCCTGGGCCTTTTACCGTATCGTTCAATTTGCCAGGACCGGTTGATCCCAGATTATGTTCCCCACGTTTTAGATCAGATGGCATTCTGGAAGTCATTGTATTGAAATACCGGATACCTATTGTGTCAGCCGAAGGTTTGCCTGAGAATTGGTACAATGGCTCTTTCCCAGCTCCTTGA